In a genomic window of Sandaracinaceae bacterium:
- a CDS encoding FAD-binding oxidoreductase, which translates to MPLSRGLGRSYGDASLPAADRPRALNTTLADRILGFDEQTGVLHAEAGLSLEEMNRLFLPRRWFTPVTPGTKYVTLGGMVASDVHGKGQHRQGCFGHHVLALRMRVADGRVLVCGPDQERELFLATVGGMGLTGHILEVTVRMQRVPSPWIVQRSERIPNLDAFLAGLERAAEEWPYTVGWIDCLAQGASMGRGNLISGRWATPEEAPADPPKPGRRFQLSFDYPSWVLNRASIAAFNELKYRSQLRASSDSVVDPEGFFYPLDRIRHWNRLYGTRGFTQYQCVLPREAGPQAVHRLMSTLTQRGGASFLAVIKDFGRDGAGMISFPRPGITLALDIPLRDDTQALVDALNQQVIADGGRVYLTKDSLTRADDFRRMDGARVDAFNAVRDRWDPERRFKSALSVRLLGDRLS; encoded by the coding sequence GTGCCGCTCTCGCGAGGGCTCGGTCGCAGCTACGGCGACGCCTCGCTGCCGGCGGCCGACCGTCCGCGCGCGCTCAACACCACGCTGGCGGACCGCATCCTCGGTTTCGACGAGCAGACCGGGGTGCTGCACGCCGAGGCAGGCCTCTCGCTCGAGGAGATGAACCGGCTCTTCCTTCCGCGCCGCTGGTTCACCCCCGTCACGCCCGGCACCAAGTACGTGACCCTGGGCGGCATGGTCGCCTCCGACGTGCACGGCAAGGGGCAGCACCGCCAGGGTTGCTTCGGGCACCACGTGCTCGCGCTGCGCATGCGCGTGGCTGATGGGCGCGTGCTGGTTTGTGGTCCCGACCAGGAGCGCGAGCTGTTCCTGGCCACCGTGGGCGGCATGGGTCTCACCGGTCACATCCTCGAGGTCACCGTGCGCATGCAGCGCGTGCCGTCGCCCTGGATCGTGCAGCGATCGGAGCGCATCCCCAACCTGGATGCCTTCCTGGCTGGCCTCGAGCGCGCCGCCGAAGAGTGGCCCTACACCGTGGGCTGGATCGACTGCCTGGCGCAGGGCGCGTCCATGGGCCGCGGCAACCTCATCTCGGGCCGGTGGGCCACCCCCGAGGAGGCGCCCGCAGACCCCCCGAAGCCCGGTCGGCGCTTCCAGCTGAGCTTCGACTACCCCAGCTGGGTGCTCAACCGCGCCAGCATCGCCGCTTTCAACGAGCTGAAGTACCGCAGCCAGCTGCGCGCGAGCAGCGACTCCGTGGTGGACCCGGAGGGCTTCTTCTACCCGCTCGACCGCATCCGGCACTGGAACCGGTTGTATGGGACGCGCGGCTTCACGCAGTACCAGTGCGTGCTCCCGCGCGAGGCGGGTCCGCAGGCCGTCCACCGGCTCATGAGCACCCTCACCCAGCGCGGCGGGGCCTCGTTCCTGGCGGTCATCAAGGACTTCGGGCGGGACGGCGCGGGCATGATCTCGTTCCCGCGGCCCGGCATCACGCTCGCTCTCGACATCCCCCTGCGCGATGACACGCAAGCCCTGGTGGATGCCCTGAACCAACAGGTCATCGCCGACGGCGGGCGCGTCTACCTGACCAAGGACTCGCTCACCCGGGCGGACGACTTCCGCCGCATGGACGGCGCGCGTGTGGACGCCTTCAACGCGGTCCGCGACCGCTGGGATCCCGAGCGGCGCTTCAAGAGCGCCCTGTCGGTGCGCCTGCTGGGCGACCGCCTTTCCTGA
- a CDS encoding protein kinase codes for MDPNLGKTVGGRYRLISRLGSGGMSTVYLARHVLIERLVAVKTLRRDLARETVQRDRFLREARAVNRVNHDNIVEITDFGETDEGLVFLVMEYVPGDSLLSAMAGGAMPAVAVLDLAFQVGSALARAHQMGVIHRDLKPENILLVPRKGALPHVKLLDFGIAKIMDAPSLTGSQQIFGTPGYIAPEYIKGNELDGRADLYSLGVILYEMATLALPFDYEYPGDLLVKHVTDLPVPPRQRRPEVDPALEALILRCLEKDPDQRFRDAYHFVEEVTRCRERIGSDDSWGSLGSTQSAPLPLPASPSPVAPAERDDVNTALSDRPPRRGAAPRFLDATVIEGGTGIPSRSPAEPTQSTSPAGPAPAAAVTKPSATDDVLPAPALRGSAPFLKTLLGPASAPPAAMPAPAAEAPAIPLEDFLDRTVAFDTRDDTEVERVSIHDQPVRPVTSTYERPVIPSEPNDVALSIEIELPPGVEVPRTADSVEDIGLLGTRRWRDRYTALSHAVEEIGVTQRVPVGIAECLAHSQAVLQDITQRVEGAEGRQQQMEELSDRARRVRSDFGAQQDRVAQEFSAARGKLASIQTHFAALADEHERAAEAENRGAGKPGRALGLRHAIRDVEDELGVEQRLCKTLEAELRGVHGEMEAWSEAHEAELAVLAEISTKELLQLEELIERLRGPLDRVEAFVRSVWGT; via the coding sequence ATGGACCCCAACCTGGGGAAGACCGTCGGTGGGCGTTACCGCCTGATCTCGCGGCTGGGCAGCGGTGGCATGTCCACGGTCTATCTGGCGCGGCACGTGCTCATCGAGCGCCTGGTGGCTGTGAAGACGCTGCGCCGTGACCTGGCGCGCGAGACGGTCCAGCGCGACCGCTTCCTGCGCGAGGCGCGCGCCGTGAACCGCGTGAACCACGACAACATCGTCGAGATCACGGACTTCGGTGAGACCGACGAGGGCCTCGTCTTCCTGGTCATGGAGTACGTCCCGGGGGACTCGCTGCTCTCGGCCATGGCGGGTGGTGCCATGCCGGCGGTGGCCGTGCTGGACCTCGCGTTCCAGGTGGGGTCGGCGCTCGCGCGCGCGCATCAGATGGGCGTCATCCACCGGGATCTCAAGCCCGAGAACATCCTGTTGGTGCCGCGCAAGGGCGCCCTGCCGCACGTGAAGCTGCTGGACTTCGGCATCGCGAAGATCATGGACGCGCCGTCGCTCACCGGCAGCCAGCAGATCTTCGGTACCCCGGGCTACATCGCGCCCGAGTACATCAAGGGCAACGAGCTGGACGGCCGGGCCGACCTCTACTCGCTCGGCGTCATCCTGTACGAGATGGCCACGCTCGCGCTGCCGTTCGACTACGAGTACCCGGGCGACCTGCTGGTGAAGCACGTGACCGACTTGCCGGTGCCGCCACGGCAACGCCGCCCCGAGGTGGACCCGGCGCTCGAGGCGCTGATCCTGCGCTGCCTAGAGAAGGACCCCGACCAGCGCTTCCGGGACGCCTACCACTTCGTGGAAGAGGTGACGCGCTGCCGTGAGCGCATCGGCTCCGACGACAGCTGGGGGAGCCTCGGCAGCACTCAGTCTGCCCCGCTACCACTGCCTGCTTCGCCTTCACCTGTCGCCCCCGCAGAGCGCGACGACGTCAACACGGCGCTGAGCGACCGGCCTCCACGGCGCGGGGCGGCGCCTCGCTTCCTCGACGCCACCGTCATCGAAGGCGGCACGGGCATTCCCTCTCGGTCCCCCGCGGAGCCCACACAGAGCACATCCCCAGCGGGTCCCGCCCCCGCTGCTGCGGTCACCAAGCCGTCGGCCACTGACGACGTGCTCCCCGCGCCGGCCTTGCGTGGCAGCGCCCCCTTCCTCAAGACGCTGCTCGGACCGGCTTCTGCGCCTCCCGCCGCCATGCCTGCGCCCGCTGCCGAGGCGCCTGCGATTCCGCTCGAGGACTTCCTCGACCGCACCGTGGCGTTCGACACGCGCGACGACACCGAGGTGGAGCGGGTGTCCATCCACGACCAGCCCGTGCGTCCGGTGACCAGCACCTACGAGCGTCCGGTCATCCCGTCCGAGCCGAACGACGTGGCGTTGTCCATCGAGATCGAGCTACCGCCCGGCGTCGAGGTGCCGCGTACGGCCGACAGCGTGGAAGACATCGGCCTCTTGGGGACCCGGCGCTGGCGCGACCGCTACACAGCGCTTTCCCACGCGGTCGAGGAGATCGGCGTCACTCAGCGCGTGCCGGTGGGAATTGCGGAGTGCCTCGCGCACTCGCAGGCGGTGCTGCAGGACATCACGCAGCGCGTCGAAGGAGCCGAAGGTCGTCAGCAGCAGATGGAAGAGCTGAGCGACCGCGCTCGCCGAGTGCGCTCGGACTTCGGGGCCCAGCAGGACCGCGTCGCCCAGGAGTTCTCGGCGGCTCGCGGAAAGCTGGCCAGCATCCAGACCCACTTCGCGGCGCTGGCCGACGAGCACGAGCGGGCGGCCGAGGCCGAAAATCGTGGCGCTGGGAAGCCCGGTCGCGCCCTCGGGCTGCGCCACGCCATCCGGGACGTGGAAGACGAGCTGGGCGTCGAACAGCGCCTCTGCAAGACGCTCGAAGCCGAGCTGCGCGGCGTCCACGGCGAGATGGAGGCCTGGAGCGAGGCTCACGAGGCCGAGCTGGCGGTGTTGGCCGAGATCAGCACCAAAGAGCTGCTGCAGTTGGAGGAGCTCATCGAGCGGCTGCGCGGCCCGCTCGACCGGGTGGAGGCCTTCGTGCGTAGCGTCTGGGGGACATGA
- a CDS encoding methionine adenosyltransferase — MAGQLFTSESVTEGHPDKVCDKVSDAVLDAILAQDPRARVACETMVKTGYAIIAGEITSKAVVDYPTVIRKAIREIGYTSSEMGFDADTCAVLCAVEQQSPDISQGVDVGKGLDKEQGAGDQGLMFGFAVSETKTLMPLPIDLAHKLAKKLTDVRKKNVVDFLRPDGKTQVTIEYDGDKPVRVDAVVVSSQHSDTVKHKDLYAAILEEVILPVLPKSMVDKKTKFHINPTGRFVVGGPCGDAGLTGRKIIVDTYGGMGRHGGGAFSGKDPSKVDRSAAYFGRYVAKNIVASGLATRCEVQVAYAIGVARPMGVYVTTFGTGVIADEKIAKAVRSLFDFRPAALIETLDLLRPIYSPTAAYGHFGRTEKTFTWERTDRAEELAELVPTKAKKN; from the coding sequence ATGGCTGGACAGCTCTTCACCTCCGAGTCCGTCACCGAAGGACACCCCGACAAGGTCTGCGACAAGGTCAGCGACGCCGTGCTGGACGCGATCCTCGCTCAGGACCCGCGCGCCCGCGTGGCCTGTGAGACCATGGTCAAGACGGGCTACGCCATCATCGCAGGTGAGATCACCTCGAAGGCCGTGGTCGACTACCCCACCGTCATCCGCAAGGCCATCCGTGAGATCGGCTACACGAGCTCGGAGATGGGCTTCGACGCCGACACCTGCGCCGTGCTCTGCGCGGTGGAGCAGCAGTCGCCCGACATCAGCCAGGGCGTGGACGTGGGCAAGGGGCTCGACAAGGAGCAGGGCGCCGGCGACCAGGGCCTCATGTTCGGGTTCGCCGTCAGCGAGACCAAGACGCTGATGCCGCTGCCCATCGACTTGGCCCACAAGCTCGCCAAGAAGCTCACCGATGTTCGCAAGAAGAACGTGGTGGACTTCCTGCGCCCCGACGGGAAGACCCAGGTCACCATCGAGTACGACGGTGACAAGCCCGTGCGCGTGGACGCCGTGGTGGTCTCCTCGCAGCACTCCGACACCGTGAAGCACAAGGACCTCTACGCCGCCATCCTCGAGGAGGTCATCCTGCCGGTGCTCCCGAAGTCGATGGTGGACAAGAAGACCAAGTTCCACATCAACCCCACGGGCCGCTTCGTGGTGGGTGGTCCCTGCGGTGACGCGGGCCTCACGGGTCGCAAGATCATCGTGGACACCTACGGCGGCATGGGTCGCCACGGCGGCGGCGCGTTCAGCGGCAAGGACCCCAGCAAGGTGGACCGCAGCGCCGCGTACTTCGGCCGCTACGTCGCGAAGAACATCGTGGCCTCCGGCCTCGCCACCCGCTGCGAAGTGCAGGTGGCCTACGCCATCGGCGTCGCGCGTCCCATGGGCGTCTACGTGACCACCTTCGGCACGGGCGTCATCGCCGACGAGAAGATCGCCAAGGCCGTGCGCAGCCTGTTCGACTTCCGCCCGGCGGCCCTCATCGAGACGCTGGACCTGCTGCGTCCCATCTACAGCCCGACGGCAGCCTACGGTCACTTCGGCCGCACCGAGAAGACGTTCACCTGGGAGCGGACCGACCGCGCCGAGGAGCTCGCCGAGCTAGTGCCCACCAAGGCCAAGAAGAACTGA
- the cysN gene encoding sulfate adenylyltransferase subunit CysN, whose amino-acid sequence MSDFHEKDLIAADIEGYLEKYRGKELCRFVAIGSVDDGKSTLIGRLLYDTGMVFEDQLAALEKGKRLDDGSIDLSLLTDGLTAEREQGITIDVAYRYFSTEKRKFIIADTPGHVQYTRNMVTGASTANVALILIDARKGVLEQSRRHAFVASLLGIPHLAVCINKMDLVDFSEEVFDQISADFHAYAASMKLAFKTITCFPVSAKNGDNCVTKSPATPWYQGQSVLAHLETVPVAQDRDLEHFRFPVQYVIRPNLDYRGFAGEIASGVVKKGDTLVSLPSGRSSKVKAIDVYEGELEEAFTPQSVTIRLEDEIDVSRGDMLVHAHDLPHVRRTFDAYVVWMNETPLDREKSYLIKHTTQYVRAEVRDLHFKVDMGSLENVPAETLGLNDIGKVTLACRRAVYFDPYRQNRATGAFIIVDSLTNSTVGAGMIAGERGEASQGLDAALAELRAGSSMMPKTQVSPRERLERLGQKGATVWLTGLPGSGRWTLAYAIERALFDLGRAATVVDPTDESLETMITACKACTDAGLVTVCAFPAYTPGDRERLRHHIGDDRVVQVFVDTDLELCKQRRPEADFAGFTRPENADVAVGLDKMRIDEAVKLVIDALEARGQFRAG is encoded by the coding sequence ATGTCGGACTTCCACGAAAAGGACCTGATCGCGGCGGACATCGAGGGCTACCTCGAGAAGTACCGGGGCAAGGAGCTCTGCCGCTTCGTCGCGATCGGCTCGGTGGACGACGGCAAGTCCACGCTCATCGGCCGCCTGCTGTACGACACGGGCATGGTCTTCGAGGACCAGCTGGCGGCGCTCGAGAAGGGCAAGCGCCTCGACGACGGCAGCATCGACCTCTCGCTGCTCACCGACGGGCTCACCGCCGAGCGCGAGCAGGGCATCACCATCGACGTGGCCTACCGCTACTTCTCCACCGAGAAGCGCAAGTTCATCATCGCCGACACGCCGGGGCACGTGCAGTACACGCGCAACATGGTGACCGGCGCCTCCACGGCCAACGTGGCGCTGATCCTGATCGACGCGCGCAAGGGCGTGCTCGAGCAGTCGCGGCGGCACGCGTTCGTGGCCTCGCTGCTGGGCATCCCGCACCTCGCCGTGTGCATCAACAAGATGGACCTGGTGGACTTCTCAGAAGAGGTGTTCGATCAGATCAGCGCCGACTTCCACGCCTACGCGGCGAGCATGAAGCTGGCGTTCAAGACCATCACGTGCTTCCCGGTGAGCGCGAAGAACGGCGACAACTGCGTCACCAAGAGCCCGGCCACGCCGTGGTACCAGGGCCAGAGCGTGCTCGCCCACCTCGAGACGGTGCCGGTGGCGCAGGACCGCGACCTCGAGCACTTCCGCTTCCCGGTGCAGTACGTCATCCGCCCGAACCTGGACTACCGCGGGTTCGCGGGCGAGATCGCGAGCGGCGTGGTGAAGAAGGGCGACACGCTGGTGTCGCTGCCGTCGGGTCGGTCGTCGAAGGTGAAGGCCATCGACGTGTACGAGGGCGAGCTCGAGGAGGCCTTCACGCCGCAGTCGGTGACCATTCGGCTCGAGGACGAGATCGACGTGAGCCGCGGCGACATGCTGGTGCACGCGCACGACCTGCCGCACGTGCGCCGCACGTTCGACGCCTACGTGGTGTGGATGAACGAGACGCCGCTCGACCGCGAGAAGAGCTACCTCATCAAGCACACCACGCAGTACGTGCGGGCCGAGGTACGCGACCTGCACTTCAAGGTGGACATGGGCTCGCTCGAGAACGTGCCGGCCGAGACGCTGGGGCTCAACGACATCGGCAAGGTCACGCTGGCCTGCCGCCGCGCCGTGTACTTCGACCCCTACCGCCAGAACCGCGCTACCGGCGCGTTCATCATCGTGGACTCGCTCACCAACAGCACGGTGGGCGCGGGCATGATCGCGGGCGAGCGGGGCGAAGCCTCGCAGGGCCTCGACGCGGCGCTGGCCGAGCTGCGCGCCGGGTCCAGCATGATGCCCAAGACGCAGGTCAGCCCACGCGAGCGCTTGGAGCGCTTGGGCCAGAAGGGCGCCACCGTGTGGCTCACCGGTTTGCCGGGCTCGGGCCGCTGGACGCTGGCCTACGCCATCGAGCGTGCGCTCTTCGATCTGGGCCGCGCCGCCACCGTGGTGGATCCCACCGACGAGTCGCTCGAGACCATGATCACGGCGTGCAAGGCCTGCACGGACGCGGGCCTGGTCACGGTCTGCGCCTTCCCGGCGTACACGCCGGGCGACCGCGAGCGCTTGCGTCACCACATCGGCGACGACCGCGTGGTGCAGGTGTTCGTGGACACCGACCTCGAGCTCTGCAAGCAGCGCCGCCCCGAGGCGGACTTCGCTGGCTTCACGCGCCCGGAGAACGCCGACGTGGCCGTGGGCCTCGATAAGATGCGCATCGACGAGGCCGTCAAGTTGGTGATCGACGCCCTCGAGGCGCGTGGTCAGTTCCGCGCGGGTTGA